Proteins encoded in a region of the Diabrotica undecimpunctata isolate CICGRU chromosome 10, icDiaUnde3, whole genome shotgun sequence genome:
- the LOC140451668 gene encoding uncharacterized protein: MKRSFESERDFNELPTIDEFLNFIEKKCKILENLIFEEKTVYKSKPSLHISINNRDTSFKCFVCNSNSHKVYSCQQFLNLSAQERMQKVKNKGFCLNCFASGHMSNSCSSSSNCKTCNKRHHSLLHISHPSENISRQSSYRSNSESQPAQNQFVRNSRHQRPNQHSSQFTSEDIHANSQNNSVPNAIPQGLPDTQNLPGPSNISSHSVYSNNLQILLATALVTVYDVENNPISVCCLTDSGSQVSFIIDRLAKRICYSPYTRNLQISGIAQTSSVSNKMVDLKIYSNTYPGKNFNLSCAVLESITCQHPQVALDLNLLKIPKNIKLADPHFCTPSDVDMLLGADIYFDLVTYGLIKLGPNLPILQNTHLGYIVGGNIPYSRYTMLGSNATPSKNNAHSHYSNISLHVQTADLASLLKNFWEIEETKPLTSIHAKTLTPSEQRAEDIFKSSLTILPSGRFQVDLPLKTPNEYQKLSESFHLAKRRFFNLEKRLNKSDELRHLYTEFISEYVSLGHCKYVPLSKLNESSEHKFFLPHHCVFKHDSLTTRLRVVFDGSMKSTSNVSLNNIMLKGYTVQPDLFEILIRFRLYKYTLIADIEKMFRQIRINPKQTFLLNIMWRNSPQEELKCLELQTVTYGTNSASFLSTRCLKELAVRNKEKYLLAADALENSCYVDDILHGANDIETLYKTYKQLSTSLNSAGIPLHKWSSNSSEFLDSISSESQKSNYVIKPDNSSNKVLGICWNSQSDMFSISLPDISSEPKYTKREVLSIISSIFDLLGLINPITVSAKLLMQKIWICNLNWDDKLTGEISSEWLNFLAHIPDLAKLTISRPLLNPLNISRIEIHGFCDASMKAYGACIYLLVLHENGIVSCNLITSKSRVAPLKTISLPRLELLGAVLFSTLISNIFLIISPKVSSIASVRLWTDSQIVLAWINSHPSRWSIFVANRITQIQELTRTYLWNHVSSKDNPADILSRGTTPALLVDNTLWWHGPHFLMNPTTKFNEFVPNIDITDIPEIKATLHAVNNSKPTLYTTFCKFSSFSRLQRVIAYCNRYIYNLKNKENKRNGVLSASELIEAEQRIVKIIQLTFFQSEFKDLKHQKTIKNKAILKLNPFIDASDLIRVGGRLRNANVSYNQKFPLLLPTKFQVVRSLLEREHIRLLHTGPQNTLSNIRLTYWPLDGLREIKRIIYKCKNCYRFNARPAHQIMADLPKERFQVCRPFTNVGIDYGGPFQIQSSKLRRAPICKAYIAVFVCLVTKAVHIELVSSLSTEAFLLTLKRFISRRGIPKTIYSDNASNFLGARNQLKELYDFFMGTDVLPTIKEFAASTLIEWKSIAPRSPHQGGIWEAAIKSCKYHLVRMMGNNIFTFEELTTILAQIEAVLNSRPLCPLSDSPNDFSFLTPAHFLIGSSMTSYPEKDISTKSENSLSLWQKCSKIQQHFWKCWSRDYLNRLQNKPKWFLPQENIKVDDLVLLIDDNAPLKWPLARVIETLPGKDGRVRTVKLRTKDGTFIRSVVKVCPLPHTHLDVGHINGGTMLRNNNT; the protein is encoded by the coding sequence atgaAACGATCCTTTGAATCCGAAAGAGATTTCAACGAACTTCCTACAATAGAtgagtttttgaattttattgaaaAGAAATGTAAGATATTGGAAAATTTGATCTTTGAAGAGAAAACAGTTTATAAATCAAAACCGTCTCTTCATATTTCTATAAATAATAGAGATACATCTTTTAAATGTTTCGTATGCAATTCTAACTCACATAAAGTATACTCttgccaacaatttttaaatttgtccGCTCAAGAGCGTAtgcaaaaagtaaaaaacaaaggTTTTTGTCTCAATTGCTTTGCTAGTGGTCATATGTCTAATTCTTGTTCCTCATCTTCGAATTGCAAAACCTGCAATAAAAGACATCACTCTTTGCTTCACATTTCGCACCCGTCGGAAAATATTTCACGGCAAAGTTCGTATAGATCGAATTCTGAAAGTCAACCCGCCCAAAATCAATTTGTTCGGAATTCACGTCATCAACGTCCAAATCAGCATTCGTCTCAATTCACTTCGGAGGATATTCATGCAAATTCGCAGAACAACTCTGTTCCAAATGCAATTCCGCAAGGTTTACCAGATACGCAAAATCTTCCAGGGCCGAGCAATATTTCGTCCCACTCTGTATATTCGAACAATCTGCAAATCTTACTCGCAACTGCTTTGGTAACTGTTTACGATGTTGAAAACAATCCCATCTCTGTTTGTTGTTTAACAGACTCCGGTAGCCAAGTTTCGTTCATAATAGACAGGTTAGCCAAAAGAATTTGTTATTCACCCTATACCAGAAATCTTCAAATATCAGGTATAGCTCAAACTTCTTCTGTTTCAAACAAGATGGTAGAccttaaaatatattcaaacacATATCCTGGTAAAAACTTTAATCTGTCCTGTGCTGTCCTCGAAAGCATTACGTGCCAGCATCCACAAGTCGCGctggatttaaatttattaaaaataccaaaaaatataaaacttgcaGACCCACATTTCTGTACCCCGTCGGACGTAGACATGCTTTTAGGAGCTGATATTTATTTTGACCTAGTTACTTACGGCTTAATAAAATTAGGCCCCAACCTTCCTattcttcaaaacactcatttggGTTATATTGTAGGTGGAAATATCCCATACTCTCGTTATACAATGTTAGGATCAAACGCGACTCCTTCAAAGAATAATGCTCACTCACATTATTCAAATATTTCGTTACACGTACAAACTGCTGATCTTGCTtctcttttaaagaatttttggGAAATAGAAGAGACTAAACCGCTCACTTCTATTCATGCAAAAACATTAACTCCCTCAGAACAGCGAGCTGAGGACATATTCAAATCTTCACTAACAATTCTTCCTAGTGGCAGATTTCAAGTAGACCTACCTCTGAAGACTCCTaatgaatatcaaaaattaagTGAATCATTTCATTTGGCAAAAAGACGTTTTTTCAATCTTGAAAAAAGGCTTAACAAATCAGACGAGTTACGGCATCTGTACACAGAATTCATATCAGAATATGTTTCTTTAGGGCATTGTAAATACGTTCCCCTTTCTAAGCTTAATGAATCGTCCGAACATAAGTTTTTTCTCCCACATCATTGTGTTTTCAAGCATGATAGCTTAACTACTCGACTCAGGGTTGTATTTGATGGATCAATGAAATCAACTTCAAATGTGTCTCTCAACAATATTATGCTCAAAGGTTATACTGTACAACCTGATTTGTTTGAAATTCTAATTCGCTTTAGACTTTACAAATATACTCTTATCGCCGACATCGAAAAGATGTTTAGGCAAATAAGAATTAACCCAAAACAGACATTTCTACTAAACATTATGTGGCGCAATTCCCCGCAAGAAGAATTAAAATGTCTAGAACTTCAGACCGTGACCTACGGCACAAACTCAGCTAGTTTTTTAAGTACTAGGTGTCTTAAAGAGTTGGCAGttcgaaataaagaaaaatacctaTTAGCTGCTGATGCTCTAGAAAATTCTTGTTATGTAGATGATATTTTACATGGTGCAAATGATATCGAGACTTTGTACAAGACTTATAAGCAACTTTCTACGAGTCTAAATTCCGCTGGGATACCACTCCATAAATGGAGTTCTAATTCTTCCGAGTTTCTCGACTCTATTTCCTCTGAATCTCAAAAATCTAATTATGTAATAAAACCCGACAATTCGTCAAATAAAGTTCTTGGAATATGTTGGAATTCTCAGTCTGACATGTTCTCTATCTCTCTTCCTGACATTTCTAGTGAACCAAAATACACAAAAAGAGAAGTTCTATCAATTATCTCTTCTATTTTTGATCTTCTTGGTCTAATAAATCCGATTACTGTATCTGCCAAGTTgttaatgcaaaaaatttggataTGTAACTTAAATTGGGATGACAAACTCACAGGAGAAATTTCATCAGAATGGTTGAATTTTCTAGCTCACATTCCTGATCTTGCAAAACTCACAATCTCTAGACCTCTGCTCAATCCGCTCAATATTTCTCGAATTGAAATCCATGGTTTCTGCGATGCAAGTATGAAGGCATATGGCGCTTGTATTTATTTACTGGTTTTACATGAAAATGGAATCGTTTCATGCAACTTAATTACTTCAAAGAGTCGTGTAGCTCCGCTAAAAACCATTTCCCTACCCAGACTTGAATTATTAGGGGCTGTTTTGTTTTCTACCCTGATTTCAAATATCTTTCTTATTATTTCACCAAAGGTTTCTTCCATAGCTTCGGTTAGGCTCTGGACAGACTCCCAAATTGTACTTGCATGGATAAATTCTCACCCTTCTCGTTGGTCAATCTTTGTAGCAAACCGTATAACTCAAATACAGGAGTTAACGCGAACTTATTTATGGAATCACGTAAGTTCTAAAGATAACCCAGCAGATATTCTGTCTCGCGGTACCACACCGGCCCTGCTGGTAGACAATACATTATGGTGGCATGGGCCCCATTTTCTAATGAACCCAACCactaaatttaatgaatttgttCCAAATATTGATATAACAGATATCCCTGAAATAAAAGCCACTTTACACGCTGTAAATAATTCGAAACCTACTCTATATACAACTTTTTGTAAATTCTCATCTTTCAGTCGGTTACAAAGAGTAATTGCATATTGCAATAGGTATATTTACaatcttaaaaataaagaaaacaaaagaaatggTGTACTTTCGGCTTCCGAATTAATAGAAGCCGAGCAGAGAATAGTTAAAATCATTCAACTAACATTCTTTCAATCAGAATTTAAAGACTTAAAGcatcaaaaaacaataaaaaataaggcTATCTTAAAATTGAATCCATTTATAGACGCATCTGATTTAATAAGAGTTGGTGGACGACTTCGCAATGCAAATGTTTCGTATAATCAAAAATTTCCACTTCTTCTTCCTACAAAATTCCAGGTAGTTAGATCGTTACTTGAAAGAGAACACATTCGCCTATTGCACACAGGCCCTCAAAATACATTGTCAAATATTAGACTCACTTATTGGCCTCTTGATGGACTGAGAGAAATCAAGAGGATCATCTACAAATGTAAGAACTGTTACAGATTTAACGCAAGACCAGCTCATCAAATAATGGCCGATCTACCCAAAGAACGGTTTCAGGTCTGTCGACCATTCACAAATGTCGGCATCGACTACGGGGGCCCATTTCAAATACAATCTTCAAAACTGCGACGTGCTCCCATTTGTAAGGCTTATATAGCAGTATTCGTATGCCTCGTCACTAAGGCAGTCCATATAGAGCTAGTGTCCAGTCTTAGCACCGAAGCATTCCTACTAACGTTAAAAAGATTCATTTCACGCAGAGGTATTCCTAAAACCATTTATTCGGATAATGCGTCCAACTTTCTTGGAGCTCGTAATCAGTTAAAAGAGCTTTATGACTTTTTTATGGGAACGGATGTTCTACCTACCATAAAAGAATTCGCAGCCTCAACATTAATTGAGTGGAAGTCCATTGCACCTCGATCTCCACATCAGGGTGGAATTTGGGAAGCAGCTATAAAGAGCTGCAAGTATCATTTAGTAAGGATGATGGgcaataatatttttacatttgaggAATTAACCACTATTTTGGCTCAAATAGAAGCTGTTTTAAATTCACGACCCCTCTGTCCATTGTCAGACAGTCcaaatgatttttcttttctaaccCCCGCTCATTTTCTCATTGGAAGCAGCATGACTTCCTATCCAGAAAAAGATATCTCGACAAAATCCGAAAATAGTTTATCACTGTGGCAGAAATGCAGCAAAATTCAGCAGCATTTCTGGAAATGTTGGTCTAGGGATTATTTAAATCGCCTCCAAAATAAGCCCAAATGGTTTCTGCCCCAAGAAAACATTAAAGTCGATGATCTTGTACTCCTAATCGATGATAACGCTCCTCTAAAATGGCCACTGGCAAGAGTAATCGAAACACTGCCAGGTAAAGACGGCAGGGTTAGAACTGTAAAACTAAGAACTAAAGACGGAACATTTATAAGATCTGTTGTTAAAGTATGTCCTTTACCCCATACTCATTTAGATGTAGGTCACATCAACGGGGGGACtatgttgcgtaacaacaatacttaa